From a region of the Halolamina sp. CBA1230 genome:
- a CDS encoding creatininase family protein has translation MYLAEQTWPDVATADAGPVAFVPLGSTEQHGPHLPLSTDHTIAEGLARAAAERTGFLCTPTVNVGVSDHHRQFHGTMWVSPSSFRDYVEDLTRNLAYHGIDRVVFVNAHGGNEQHLQEVGRRVRADETAFATPWMWDHAIPELVNEIFVTNGPHAGPKETAMLLHLAPETVKEGEFENARDDGLTDLANAGYSRHGARVHYDTIENSANGAFGDPTDATAEKGERIFEAACDELVQLGEWLAEQRFADLMPREHVDAGGVTDV, from the coding sequence ATGTACCTCGCCGAGCAGACGTGGCCCGACGTCGCGACCGCCGACGCCGGCCCAGTTGCGTTCGTCCCGCTGGGGTCGACCGAACAGCACGGCCCGCACCTGCCGCTCTCGACCGACCACACCATCGCGGAGGGGCTCGCCCGCGCCGCTGCCGAGCGCACTGGCTTCCTCTGCACACCCACCGTCAACGTCGGCGTCAGCGATCACCACCGGCAGTTCCACGGCACGATGTGGGTGTCGCCGTCGTCGTTCCGGGACTACGTGGAAGACCTCACCCGGAACCTCGCGTACCACGGGATCGACCGCGTCGTGTTCGTCAACGCCCACGGCGGCAACGAACAGCATCTCCAGGAGGTGGGGCGCCGCGTTCGGGCGGACGAGACCGCGTTCGCCACGCCGTGGATGTGGGACCACGCGATCCCGGAGCTCGTGAACGAGATCTTCGTGACCAACGGCCCTCACGCGGGCCCGAAGGAGACGGCGATGCTGCTCCATCTCGCGCCGGAGACCGTGAAGGAGGGGGAGTTCGAGAACGCCCGCGACGACGGGCTCACGGATCTCGCGAACGCCGGCTACAGCCGCCACGGTGCCCGCGTTCACTACGACACGATCGAGAACTCCGCCAACGGCGCGTTCGGCGATCCGACCGACGCGACCGCCGAGAAAGGTGAACGGATCTTCGAGGCGGCCTGCGACGAACTCGTCCAGTTGGGCGAGTGGCTAGCCGAGCAGCGGTTCGCGGACCTGATGCCCCGGGAGCACGTCGACGCCGGGGGTGTGACCGACGTTTAG
- a CDS encoding nascent polypeptide-associated complex protein, giving the protein MFGGGGLNPRKMQQMMKQMGIDVEELDAEEVIIRTGDEELYFDGAQVTKMDAQGQETYQIVGEPNVRETGSDEAEAIEAGEEEEADEDGIPDADVEIVAQRAGVTESTAREVLEENDGDLAAAVSQLE; this is encoded by the coding sequence ATGTTTGGAGGCGGCGGACTCAACCCGCGTAAGATGCAGCAGATGATGAAGCAGATGGGGATCGACGTCGAGGAGCTCGACGCCGAGGAAGTGATCATCCGGACCGGCGACGAGGAGCTCTACTTCGACGGCGCCCAGGTCACCAAGATGGACGCCCAGGGCCAGGAGACCTACCAGATCGTCGGCGAGCCCAACGTCCGCGAAACGGGCAGTGACGAGGCCGAGGCGATCGAAGCGGGCGAGGAGGAGGAGGCCGACGAGGACGGCATCCCCGACGCGGACGTCGAGATCGTCGCCCAGCGCGCGGGCGTCACGGAGTCCACCGCCCGGGAGGTCCTCGAGGAGAACGACGGCGACCTCGCGGCGGCCGTCTCCCAGCTGGAGTAG
- a CDS encoding tRNA (adenine-N1)-methyltransferase — protein sequence MGAFLLVHGDREYVRRPGEELQTDLGVLDVPEDVSHGDELETHLGEPFGVRELRGPDLFEHFERTGAPMMPRDAGLVMGHTGAGGGDRVLDAGTGTGVLAAYLARAGAEVTTYETDAEFAEVARENMELGGVADRVDVRTGDVTEHLDDLVDEGPFDVLTLDTADSPAVVERAPELLTAGGFVAVYSPFVESVRETVETARGELTDIRTFETIQRRMDVGERGTRPSTAGVGHTGYLTFARKE from the coding sequence GTGGGTGCCTTTCTCCTGGTTCACGGCGACCGTGAGTACGTCCGCCGTCCCGGCGAGGAGCTCCAGACCGACCTCGGCGTGCTCGACGTCCCCGAGGACGTGAGCCACGGCGACGAACTGGAGACCCACCTCGGCGAGCCGTTCGGCGTCCGTGAACTCCGCGGGCCGGACCTGTTCGAGCATTTCGAGCGCACTGGCGCGCCGATGATGCCCCGCGACGCCGGGCTCGTGATGGGCCACACCGGCGCCGGCGGCGGCGACCGCGTGCTCGACGCCGGCACCGGCACGGGCGTGCTCGCGGCGTACCTCGCCCGCGCCGGCGCCGAGGTGACGACGTACGAGACCGACGCGGAGTTCGCGGAGGTCGCCCGCGAGAACATGGAGCTCGGCGGCGTCGCCGACCGCGTCGACGTGCGCACCGGCGACGTGACCGAGCATCTCGACGATCTGGTCGACGAGGGGCCGTTCGACGTGCTCACGCTCGACACCGCCGACTCGCCCGCGGTGGTCGAGCGCGCGCCGGAGCTACTGACGGCGGGCGGGTTCGTCGCGGTCTACTCGCCGTTCGTGGAGTCGGTGCGCGAAACCGTCGAGACGGCGCGGGGCGAGCTCACGGATATCCGGACGTTCGAGACGATCCAGCGCCGGATGGACGTGGGCGAGCGTGGCACGCGGCCGTCGACGGCCGGCGTTGGGCATACGGGGTACCTGACGTTTGCTAGAAAGGAGTAG
- a CDS encoding transcription factor S → MKFCDECGSMMKAEGDEWVCGSCGATETRNEAEESGMTTQQDQEESDIVDMSDVDEGALGPTTEIRCPECGNDRASYEMKQIRAADESETRFFTCTECGHKWREDDH, encoded by the coding sequence ATGAAGTTCTGCGACGAGTGCGGTTCGATGATGAAGGCGGAGGGGGACGAGTGGGTCTGTGGCAGCTGTGGTGCCACGGAAACCCGAAACGAGGCCGAGGAGTCCGGCATGACCACCCAGCAGGACCAGGAGGAGAGCGATATCGTCGACATGTCCGACGTCGACGAGGGGGCGCTCGGCCCGACGACGGAGATCCGCTGTCCCGAGTGTGGTAACGACCGCGCGAGCTACGAGATGAAGCAGATCCGCGCGGCCGACGAGTCCGAGACCCGATTCTTCACGTGTACGGAGTGCGGCCACAAGTGGCGCGAGGACGACCACTGA
- a CDS encoding DoxX family protein, with protein sequence MSLLQAAALEGSAGTVFLLARLVFGLVLAFMGLNHFTDIEGMAGYAGSKGVPAPKFGVIASGVMLLLGGLGVAAGAYPVLAAGALATFFVVATPLMHDFWNAEDTQGEMTHFLKNVALLGASLAFLALGGVDWPLAANVGLF encoded by the coding sequence ATGAGCCTGCTGCAGGCAGCCGCACTCGAGGGATCCGCGGGCACCGTGTTCCTCCTCGCCCGCCTCGTCTTCGGCCTCGTGCTCGCGTTCATGGGGCTGAACCACTTCACGGATATCGAGGGGATGGCGGGGTACGCCGGCTCGAAAGGCGTGCCGGCGCCGAAGTTCGGCGTGATCGCGTCGGGCGTCATGCTGCTGCTGGGCGGCCTCGGCGTCGCCGCCGGCGCCTACCCCGTGCTCGCGGCTGGCGCGCTCGCGACCTTTTTCGTCGTCGCGACGCCGCTGATGCACGACTTCTGGAACGCCGAGGACACGCAGGGCGAGATGACCCACTTCCTCAAGAACGTCGCCCTGCTGGGCGCCTCGCTGGCGTTCCTCGCGCTCGGCGGCGTCGACTGGCCGCTCGCGGCCAACGTCGGCCTGTTCTGA
- a CDS encoding ABC transporter ATP-binding protein, with the protein MIRADGLEKRYGEFVAVAGSDFSADAGDIFGIVGPNGAGKTTTLKMLAGLVEPTAGEATVAGYDVDDPEMRRALGFLPEESPLYENMTARSYLSFFADLYDVPGDVADDRIESTLDRLELDHRDRRLGDVSKGMKRKVAIARSLVNDPDVLIYDEPASGLDPLTTHEVLQFVQELAADGKTVVFSAHNLYHVADLCDRVVVMNEGEIIARGSVPEIREAHGRTTYRVFSTVSLPGSDPVDDRHVVEVESLDDADAVRERVREAGGEVTDVRTDEPSLEDVFLELTGERSDHRRADPTADDSEGSV; encoded by the coding sequence ATGATCCGCGCCGACGGGCTCGAGAAGCGCTACGGCGAGTTCGTCGCGGTCGCCGGCAGCGACTTTTCGGCCGACGCCGGCGATATCTTCGGTATCGTCGGCCCCAACGGTGCCGGCAAGACGACGACGCTGAAGATGCTCGCCGGGCTGGTCGAGCCGACCGCCGGCGAGGCGACCGTCGCCGGCTACGACGTCGACGATCCCGAGATGCGCCGGGCGCTGGGGTTCCTCCCCGAGGAGTCGCCGCTGTACGAGAACATGACCGCCCGCTCGTACCTTTCCTTCTTCGCAGACCTCTACGACGTGCCGGGCGACGTCGCCGACGACCGAATCGAGTCGACGCTCGACCGCCTCGAACTCGACCACCGCGACCGCCGGCTCGGCGACGTCTCGAAGGGGATGAAGCGCAAAGTTGCCATCGCGCGCTCGCTCGTCAACGATCCGGACGTCCTGATCTACGACGAACCGGCCTCCGGGCTCGACCCGCTGACGACCCACGAGGTGCTCCAGTTCGTCCAGGAACTGGCCGCCGACGGGAAGACCGTCGTGTTCAGCGCGCACAACCTCTACCACGTCGCGGACCTCTGTGACCGCGTCGTCGTGATGAACGAGGGGGAGATCATCGCCCGCGGGAGCGTCCCGGAGATCCGCGAGGCCCACGGCCGGACGACGTACCGCGTGTTCTCGACCGTCTCCCTCCCAGGGAGCGACCCAGTGGACGACCGCCACGTCGTCGAAGTCGAGAGCCTCGACGACGCCGACGCCGTCCGCGAACGCGTCCGCGAGGCCGGCGGCGAGGTGACCGACGTGCGTACCGACGAACCGAGCCTCGAAGACGTGTTCCTCGAACTCACCGGCGAGCGGAGCGACCACCGACGCGCCGACCCAACAGCCGACGACAGCGAGGGCTCGGTGTGA
- a CDS encoding ABC transporter permease has protein sequence MSGDAADPDQRENRRVRDPRRRLRKIARIARWEVEYSVGTLDRRTVLLGLLAVVVALGAGGATAATGGVALDEDLYRVAVDEESPYHEPVAAAPSLNPVEPGSAWDVRVVDTNHADRTAEFRARDSGKGAAALAALRGAVRSENDRLMRAEPNESAAFPVAVTLEYEGRATAPAGGTTDGGGTTEPTETATASGGGAGEEATATATPATDDSDRGFAIPNVGDALFPDPASGSPADIQPPFPFASLILAFAFLVPLNFVAQAYGSTVLDERIGRRGELLLVAPVEPGDVVAGKTLPYLLASVALSVVVALAVGGGEAGVVSVLAVLPLAVLYLAGTFVGGMFARSFKELTFVTVTLSVFLTAYAFVPAIFANVTPVALISPLTVVVRDLQGVGVTPAQFAFSTGPPLLAGGTLFLLGLGVYREEDMFTQRAVPLKLLDALDARLTGARSAATLSALAIPFVFVAELLVVALLFALPVSVSVPLLLVAIAAIEEVAKSAHLYAGFRTGTFARTKRVTLLVGALSGLGFFAGEKLTAVVQVVGLPELTLGRAAFSATGTGLDGLAGGPLGLLVLFMAPLLLHAVTATVSAAGAARGRTAYLLALAAATLLHAGYNLTVVSAVV, from the coding sequence GTGAGCGGCGACGCAGCGGACCCGGACCAGCGTGAGAACCGACGCGTTCGCGACCCCCGACGGCGCCTCCGCAAGATCGCCCGCATTGCCCGCTGGGAGGTCGAATACTCCGTGGGGACGCTCGACCGCCGGACGGTCCTGCTGGGGCTGCTGGCCGTCGTCGTCGCACTCGGCGCGGGCGGCGCCACCGCCGCGACCGGCGGCGTCGCGCTCGACGAGGACCTCTACCGCGTCGCCGTCGACGAGGAAAGCCCGTACCACGAGCCGGTCGCGGCGGCGCCGTCGCTGAACCCCGTCGAACCGGGCTCGGCGTGGGACGTTCGCGTCGTCGACACGAACCACGCCGACCGGACTGCCGAGTTCCGCGCACGGGACTCCGGGAAAGGGGCGGCCGCACTCGCGGCGCTCCGGGGCGCCGTCAGGAGCGAAAACGACCGCCTGATGCGAGCCGAACCGAACGAGTCCGCGGCGTTCCCCGTCGCCGTGACGCTCGAGTACGAGGGTCGAGCAACGGCGCCGGCGGGCGGGACGACCGACGGTGGCGGCACGACTGAACCGACCGAAACCGCCACGGCGAGCGGTGGCGGGGCGGGGGAGGAAGCGACCGCGACGGCCACGCCTGCGACCGACGACAGCGACCGCGGCTTCGCGATCCCGAACGTCGGCGACGCGCTGTTCCCCGACCCCGCGAGCGGCTCGCCCGCCGACATCCAACCACCGTTCCCGTTCGCGTCGCTGATCCTCGCGTTCGCCTTCCTCGTGCCGCTGAACTTCGTCGCGCAGGCGTACGGCAGCACTGTGCTCGACGAGCGGATCGGCCGCCGTGGCGAACTCCTGCTCGTCGCGCCGGTCGAACCCGGCGACGTGGTCGCGGGGAAGACGCTGCCGTACCTGCTCGCGTCGGTCGCACTCTCGGTCGTCGTCGCGCTCGCGGTGGGTGGCGGCGAGGCGGGCGTCGTCTCGGTGCTCGCGGTGCTCCCGCTGGCGGTGCTGTACCTCGCCGGCACGTTCGTGGGCGGGATGTTCGCCCGCTCGTTCAAGGAGCTCACGTTCGTCACGGTGACGCTGTCGGTGTTCCTGACCGCCTACGCGTTCGTGCCTGCCATCTTCGCGAACGTGACGCCGGTCGCGCTCATCTCGCCGCTGACGGTCGTGGTCCGGGACCTCCAGGGCGTCGGCGTCACCCCCGCCCAGTTCGCGTTTTCGACGGGCCCGCCGCTGCTGGCCGGCGGGACGCTGTTCCTGCTCGGCCTCGGCGTCTACCGGGAAGAGGACATGTTCACACAGCGCGCGGTGCCGCTGAAACTGCTCGACGCGCTCGACGCCCGGCTGACTGGTGCGCGCTCGGCGGCGACGCTCTCCGCGCTGGCGATCCCGTTCGTGTTCGTCGCGGAGCTGCTGGTCGTCGCGCTGCTGTTCGCGCTCCCCGTCTCGGTGAGCGTTCCGCTGCTCTTAGTCGCGATCGCGGCGATCGAGGAGGTCGCGAAGTCGGCCCACCTCTACGCCGGCTTCCGGACGGGGACGTTCGCCCGAACCAAACGGGTCACGCTGCTCGTCGGCGCGCTCTCCGGCTTGGGCTTTTTCGCCGGCGAGAAGCTCACCGCCGTCGTGCAGGTGGTCGGGCTCCCGGAGCTCACGCTCGGCCGGGCGGCGTTCTCCGCGACCGGGACCGGCCTCGATGGGCTGGCGGGCGGGCCACTGGGACTGCTCGTGCTGTTCATGGCGCCCCTGCTGTTGCACGCCGTCACCGCGACAGTGTCGGCTGCCGGCGCGGCGCGCGGACGGACGGCGTACCTCCTCGCGCTCGCGGCGGCGACGCTGCTCCACGCGGGCTACAACCTCACGGTGGTGAGCGCCGTTGTCTGA